The Syngnathus typhle isolate RoL2023-S1 ecotype Sweden linkage group LG6, RoL_Styp_1.0, whole genome shotgun sequence genome has a window encoding:
- the sst1.2 gene encoding somatostatin 1.2 has product MRPSERSLLAFVMCLLACGPAASSQPEARPDGGGDRELQLELELELRRHRMAQQAAHGAGDLQQEWSERVAEELLERMSPPRAESRRTPDLFSARMPAERSVETANNLPPRERKAGCKNFYWKGFTSC; this is encoded by the exons ATGCGCCCAAGCGAGCGATCCCTGCTGGCATTCGTCATGTGCTTGCTTGCGTGCGGCCCTGCCGCTTCGTCTCAACCCGAGGCGCGGCCGGACGGCGGCGGTGATCGGGAGCTGCAGCTGGAGCTGGAACTGGAGCTGCGTCGCCACCGGATGGCGCAACAAGCGGCTCACGGCGCTGGCGACCTGCAGCAG GAGTGGAGCGAGCGAGTGGCCGAGGAGCTGCTGGAGAGGATGTCGCCGCCCCGGGCCGAAAGCCGGCGGACGCCCGATCTCTTCTCGGCCAGGATGCCGGCCGAGCGCTCTGTGGAGACCGCCAACAACCTGCCCCCCCGCGAGCGCAAGGCCGGATGCAAGAACTTCTACTGGAAGGGCTTCACTTCCTGTTAG
- the LOC133155757 gene encoding somatostatin-2-like: MKMCWSTSWCLPVLLLVVCVSSDTVTRNNARRGATLGSYKQDWPGPSLAEAVLWDLLQMANEATEADERQNGVGGAEEPPPVGRVGERDLPVPLGPRERKAGCKNFFWKTFTSC, from the exons ATGAAGATGTGTTGGTCCACCTCGTGGTGCCTCCCGGTGCTCCTGCTCGTCGTGTGCGTCTCCTCAGACACGGTCACGCGCAACAACGCCAGACGCGGGGCAACACTCGGCTCCTACAAACAG GACTGGCCGGGTCCGTCCCTGGCGGAGGCGGTCCTCTGGGACCTCCTCCAGATGGCCAACGAGGCGACGGAGGCGGACGAGCGGCAGAACGGCGTCGGGGGTGCCGAGGAGCCGCCGCCTGTCGGCCGCGTCGGCGAACGCGACCTTCCTGTGCCGCTGGGCCCTCGCGAGCGCAAAGCGGGATGCAAGAACTTCTTCTGGAAAACATTCACGTCCTGCTGA
- the ece2b gene encoding endothelin-converting enzyme 2b isoform X1 encodes MSVALQDLRNTMSSYKRATLEEDEASDAAAEVSSPDRLEVGFTKTSTELLGTRTRMELLLGSMLLLSLLALAACLLVLGLAFGSVGVSDLCLTEACVKVAGQMAEAMDRGADPCHDFYRFACGGWMRKNPLPDGRSRWSTFNSIWEQNQALLKHLLENGTFNGSSEAEKKTQSYYLSCLNTQKIQELGAQPLVDLIARVGGWKLTGVWDKDNFMEVLKVVSGPYRAQPFFSVAVSTDPKNSNSNVILVDQSGLFLPSRDYYLNKTANGKVLQAYLEYMVELGTLLGGSPASALEQMRQIVDLETQLANITVPQDQRRDEEKIYHKVTIAELQTLAPAVDWLDLLSSCLSPLELNDSEPVVVYAREYLQQVSQLINRTERSLLNNYMMWTLVQKSVSSLDQRFENAQDKLLESLYGTKKSCTPRWQTCIGNTDDTLGFALGALFVKATFDKHSKDIAEEMIDEIRAAFKRALDRLSWMDAHTKQAAKEKADSIYDMIGFPEFIMDAKELDEVYDGYDVSEESFFQNMLNFYNFSSRVMADQLRKTPNKDQWSMTPPTVNAYYMPTKNGIVFPAGILQAPFYARDHPKALNFGRIGVVMGHELTHAFDDQGREYDKEGNLKPWWQNSSVDAFRQRTECMVEQYNRYAVNSERVNGKQTLGENIADNGGLKAAYDAYQMWVSKNGEEKRLPALNLTNEQLFFVGFAQVWCSVRTPESAHEGLVTDPHSPPRYRVIGTLSNSADFVRHFRCPAGTPMNSGGRCEVW; translated from the exons ATGAGCGTCGCGCTGCAGGACCTCCGCAACACT ATGTCCAGCTACAAGCGAGCCACGCTGGAAGAGGACGAAGCGTCGGACGCGGCGGCCGAGGTCTCCTCTCCCGACAGACTGGAG GTGGGCTTCACCAAAACCAGCACAGAGCTCCTGGGCACAAGAACTAGGATGGAGCTTCTGCTGGGCAGCATGCTTCTTCTCAGTCTGCTGGCTCTCGCGGCTTGCTTGCTGGTCCTCGGACTGGCCTTCGGGTCAG TTGGCGTCAGCGACCTGTGTCTGACGGAGGCGTGCGTGAAGGTGGCCGGCCAGATGGCGGAGGCCATGGACCGCGGCGCCGACCCCTGCCACGACTTCTACCGGTTTGCCTGCGGCGGCTGGATGCGCAAGAATCCGCTTCCAGACGGCCGTTCGCGCTGGTCAACCTTCAACAGCATCTGGGAGCAGAACCAGGCCCTCCTCAAACACCTGCTGG AGAACGGCACCTTCAACGGCAGCAGCGAGGCCGAGAAGAAGACGCAGTCCTACTACCTGTCTTGCCTCAACACGCAGAAGATCCAGGAGTTGGGCGCCCAGCCGCTCGTCGACCTCATCGCCAGG gtggggggctggaaaCTGACGGGCGTGTGGGACAAGGACAACTTCATGGAAGTGCTGAAGGTGGTGTCGGGGCCGTACCGGGCGCAGCCCTTCTTCAGCGTGGCCGTCAGCACCGACCCCAAGAACTCCAACAGTAACGTCATCCTG GTGGACCAATCGGGGCTCTTCCTGCCGTCCCGGGACTACTATCTCAACAAGACGGCCAACGGCAAG GTGCTGCAGGCGTACTTGGAGTACATGGTGGAGTTGGGCACCCTGCTTGGGGGCTCGCCGGCGTCGGCGCTGGAGCAgatgcggcagattgtggattTGGAGACGCAGCTGGCCAACATCACCGTGCCGCAGGACCAGCGGCGAGACGAGGAGAAGATCTACCACAAGGTCACCATCGCCGAGCTTCAG aCACTGGCTCCGGCCGTGGACTGGCTGGACTTGCTGTCGTCGTGTTTGTCGCCACTGGAACTCAACGACAGCGAGCCCGTGGTGGTCTATGCGCGAGAATACCTGCAACAAGTCTCACAGCTCATCAACAGGACGGAGCGCAG TTTGTTGAACAACTACATGATGTGGACGTTGGTTCAGAAGAGCGTGTCCAGTCTGGATCAACGTTTTGAGAACGCTCAGGATAAACTACTGGAAAGTCTCTACGGCACCAAGAAG TCGTGCACGCCGCGCTGGCAGACGTGCATCGGGAACACGGACGACACGCTGGGCTTCGCGCTGGGGGCCCTCTTTGTCAAGGCCACTTTCGACAAGCACAGCAAAGACATT GCCGAGGAGATGATTGACGAGATTCGAGCCGCGTTCAAACGAGCTTTGGACCGCCTCAGCTGGATGGACGCCCACACCAAGCAAGCCGCTAAAGAGAag GCAGATTCTATCTACGACATGATCGGCTTCCCCGAATTCATCATGGACGCCAAGGAACTGGACGAGGTTTACGACGGG TACGACGTGTCCGAAGAAAGTTTCTTCCAGAACATGTTGAACTTCTACAACTTCTCTTCAAGAGTCATGGCTGACCAACTGAGAAAAACTCCCAACAAAGACCA GTGGAGCATGACTCCGCCCACGGTCAACGCCTACTACATGCCCACCAAGAACGGAATCGTCTTTCCCGCCGGAATCCTCCAAGCTCCTTTCTACGCCCGTGACCATCCCAA GGCGCTGAACTTTGGCCGCATCGGGGTGGTGATGGGTCACGAGCTGACGCACGCCTTCGACGACCAAg GGCGCGAGTACGACAAGGAGGGCAACCTCAAGCCGTGGTGGCAAAACTCGTCGGTGGACGCTTTCCGCCAGAGGACAGAGTGCATGGTGGAGCAGTACAACCGATACGCCGTCAACTCGGAGCGCGTCAACGGCAAGCAGACGCTCGGAGAAAACATCGCAGACAACGGAGGCCTCAAGGCCGCATACGAC GCCTATCAGATGTGGGTGAGCAAGAACGGTGAGGAGAAGAGACTACCCGCGCTCAACCTGACCAACGAGCAGCTCTTCTTCGTGGGTTTTGCGCAG GTGTGGTGCTCCGTCCGGACGCCCGAGAGCGCTCACGAGGGCTTGGTGACCGATCCGCACAGTCCGCCTCGCTACCGCGTCATCGGCACGCTCAGCAACTCGGCCGACTTTGTCCGCCATTTCCGGTGCCCTGCGGGAACCCCCATGAACAGCGGCGGGCGCTGCGAGGTCTGGTAG
- the ece2b gene encoding endothelin-converting enzyme 2b isoform X2, which translates to MSVALQDLRNTMSSYKRATLEEDEASDAAAEVSSPDRLEVGFTKTSTELLGTRTRMELLLGSMLLLSLLALAACLLVLGLAFGSVGVSDLCLTEACVKVAGQMAEAMDRGADPCHDFYRFACGGWMRKNPLPDGRSRWSTFNSIWEQNQALLKHLLENGTFNGSSEAEKKTQSYYLSCLNTQKIQELGAQPLVDLIARVGGWKLTGVWDKDNFMEVLKVVSGPYRAQPFFSVAVSTDPKNSNSNVILVDQSGLFLPSRDYYLNKTANGKVLQAYLEYMVELGTLLGGSPASALEQMRQIVDLETQLANITVPQDQRRDEEKIYHKVTIAELQTLAPAVDWLDLLSSCLSPLELNDSEPVVVYAREYLQQVSQLINRTERSLLNNYMMWTLVQKSVSSLDQRFENAQDKLLESLYGTKKSCTPRWQTCIGNTDDTLGFALGALFVKATFDKHSKDIAEEMIDEIRAAFKRALDRLSWMDAHTKQAAKEKADSIYDMIGFPEFIMDAKELDEVYDGYDVSEESFFQNMLNFYNFSSRVMADQLRKTPNKDQWSMTPPTVNAYYMPTKNGIVFPAGILQAPFYARDHPKALNFGRIGVVMGHELTHAFDDQGREYDKEGNLKPWWQNSSVDAFRQRTECMVEQYNRYAVNSERVNGKQTLGENIADNGGLKAAYDPGIGNKSTKLRRWDGTGRDGTARRDLFPLPFGHPLN; encoded by the exons ATGAGCGTCGCGCTGCAGGACCTCCGCAACACT ATGTCCAGCTACAAGCGAGCCACGCTGGAAGAGGACGAAGCGTCGGACGCGGCGGCCGAGGTCTCCTCTCCCGACAGACTGGAG GTGGGCTTCACCAAAACCAGCACAGAGCTCCTGGGCACAAGAACTAGGATGGAGCTTCTGCTGGGCAGCATGCTTCTTCTCAGTCTGCTGGCTCTCGCGGCTTGCTTGCTGGTCCTCGGACTGGCCTTCGGGTCAG TTGGCGTCAGCGACCTGTGTCTGACGGAGGCGTGCGTGAAGGTGGCCGGCCAGATGGCGGAGGCCATGGACCGCGGCGCCGACCCCTGCCACGACTTCTACCGGTTTGCCTGCGGCGGCTGGATGCGCAAGAATCCGCTTCCAGACGGCCGTTCGCGCTGGTCAACCTTCAACAGCATCTGGGAGCAGAACCAGGCCCTCCTCAAACACCTGCTGG AGAACGGCACCTTCAACGGCAGCAGCGAGGCCGAGAAGAAGACGCAGTCCTACTACCTGTCTTGCCTCAACACGCAGAAGATCCAGGAGTTGGGCGCCCAGCCGCTCGTCGACCTCATCGCCAGG gtggggggctggaaaCTGACGGGCGTGTGGGACAAGGACAACTTCATGGAAGTGCTGAAGGTGGTGTCGGGGCCGTACCGGGCGCAGCCCTTCTTCAGCGTGGCCGTCAGCACCGACCCCAAGAACTCCAACAGTAACGTCATCCTG GTGGACCAATCGGGGCTCTTCCTGCCGTCCCGGGACTACTATCTCAACAAGACGGCCAACGGCAAG GTGCTGCAGGCGTACTTGGAGTACATGGTGGAGTTGGGCACCCTGCTTGGGGGCTCGCCGGCGTCGGCGCTGGAGCAgatgcggcagattgtggattTGGAGACGCAGCTGGCCAACATCACCGTGCCGCAGGACCAGCGGCGAGACGAGGAGAAGATCTACCACAAGGTCACCATCGCCGAGCTTCAG aCACTGGCTCCGGCCGTGGACTGGCTGGACTTGCTGTCGTCGTGTTTGTCGCCACTGGAACTCAACGACAGCGAGCCCGTGGTGGTCTATGCGCGAGAATACCTGCAACAAGTCTCACAGCTCATCAACAGGACGGAGCGCAG TTTGTTGAACAACTACATGATGTGGACGTTGGTTCAGAAGAGCGTGTCCAGTCTGGATCAACGTTTTGAGAACGCTCAGGATAAACTACTGGAAAGTCTCTACGGCACCAAGAAG TCGTGCACGCCGCGCTGGCAGACGTGCATCGGGAACACGGACGACACGCTGGGCTTCGCGCTGGGGGCCCTCTTTGTCAAGGCCACTTTCGACAAGCACAGCAAAGACATT GCCGAGGAGATGATTGACGAGATTCGAGCCGCGTTCAAACGAGCTTTGGACCGCCTCAGCTGGATGGACGCCCACACCAAGCAAGCCGCTAAAGAGAag GCAGATTCTATCTACGACATGATCGGCTTCCCCGAATTCATCATGGACGCCAAGGAACTGGACGAGGTTTACGACGGG TACGACGTGTCCGAAGAAAGTTTCTTCCAGAACATGTTGAACTTCTACAACTTCTCTTCAAGAGTCATGGCTGACCAACTGAGAAAAACTCCCAACAAAGACCA GTGGAGCATGACTCCGCCCACGGTCAACGCCTACTACATGCCCACCAAGAACGGAATCGTCTTTCCCGCCGGAATCCTCCAAGCTCCTTTCTACGCCCGTGACCATCCCAA GGCGCTGAACTTTGGCCGCATCGGGGTGGTGATGGGTCACGAGCTGACGCACGCCTTCGACGACCAAg GGCGCGAGTACGACAAGGAGGGCAACCTCAAGCCGTGGTGGCAAAACTCGTCGGTGGACGCTTTCCGCCAGAGGACAGAGTGCATGGTGGAGCAGTACAACCGATACGCCGTCAACTCGGAGCGCGTCAACGGCAAGCAGACGCTCGGAGAAAACATCGCAGACAACGGAGGCCTCAAGGCCGCATACGAC CCAGGGATCGgaaacaaaagcacaaagcTCCGTCGCTGGGACGGTACGGGACgggacggcacggcacggcgtgATTTGTTTCCTTTGCCTTTTGGCCATCCTCTGAATTGA